In Cyanobium sp. AMD-g, one genomic interval encodes:
- a CDS encoding TldD/PmbA family protein: protein MVVSPPTGALAATERSASPAALGDPTWRSVLEPLLAGGRSAGADLVEVFLERSDHLGLLAEQDSITSVSPAFGAGAGLRVFLGDRDGFVSTNDLSAAGLRAALEQALGMLGLVLPVQTGGRFDGLPELRDFASTKEGWLHACPSLAEATGRLLEGTDRLQAHGQHLQVRRGSYARDWQEVLVAASDGTYARDVRLHQSVGLNVLAADGDHRASLGRRYGTSDSPDDLRHWDAEAAAVDVCSSAGTMLYADYVEAGQFPVVLANRFGGVIFHEACGHLLETTQVERATTPFAEMVGQPIAHPSLTAIDEGLTAGAFGSLAMDDEGMEPQRTVLIENGILQRFLSDRAGERRTGHPRTGSGRRQSHAFAAASRMRNTFIAAGPHRPEDLIASVDKGLYCKSMGGGSVGPTGQFNFAVEEGYLIENGTLTKPVKGATLIGDAKEVMPRISMCANDLELAAGFCGSVSGSIFVTVGQPHIKVDTITVGGR, encoded by the coding sequence TTGGTCGTCTCTCCTCCCACCGGCGCCCTTGCCGCCACCGAGCGCTCCGCCTCTCCGGCGGCCCTCGGTGATCCGACCTGGCGGTCTGTCCTGGAACCTCTGTTGGCCGGTGGCCGCTCGGCGGGTGCCGACCTTGTCGAGGTGTTTCTGGAGCGCTCCGACCACCTCGGCCTGCTTGCCGAGCAGGACAGCATCACCAGCGTCAGTCCTGCCTTCGGCGCCGGCGCCGGACTGCGGGTGTTCCTGGGGGATCGCGACGGCTTCGTGTCCACCAACGATTTGAGCGCCGCCGGCCTGCGGGCCGCCCTGGAGCAGGCCCTCGGCATGCTGGGGCTGGTGTTGCCGGTGCAGACCGGCGGCCGTTTCGATGGCCTGCCTGAGCTACGGGATTTCGCCTCCACCAAAGAGGGTTGGCTGCACGCCTGCCCGTCCCTGGCCGAAGCCACGGGCCGGCTGCTGGAGGGCACCGACCGCTTGCAGGCCCATGGCCAGCACCTGCAGGTGCGCCGCGGCAGCTACGCCCGCGACTGGCAGGAAGTGCTGGTCGCCGCCAGTGATGGCACCTACGCCCGCGATGTACGCCTGCACCAGTCGGTGGGTCTCAATGTGCTGGCGGCCGACGGCGACCACCGGGCCAGCCTGGGGAGGCGCTACGGCACGTCCGACAGCCCCGACGACCTGCGCCACTGGGATGCCGAAGCCGCCGCCGTTGATGTCTGCAGCAGCGCCGGCACCATGCTCTACGCCGATTATGTCGAGGCCGGCCAGTTTCCCGTCGTGCTGGCCAACCGCTTCGGCGGTGTGATCTTCCATGAGGCCTGCGGCCACCTGCTGGAGACCACCCAGGTGGAGCGGGCCACCACCCCCTTCGCTGAGATGGTCGGCCAGCCCATTGCCCACCCTTCCCTCACCGCCATCGATGAGGGCCTCACCGCCGGCGCCTTCGGGTCCCTGGCGATGGATGACGAGGGCATGGAGCCCCAGCGCACGGTGCTGATCGAGAACGGCATCCTGCAGCGTTTCCTCAGCGACCGGGCCGGGGAACGCCGCACCGGCCATCCCCGCACCGGCAGCGGCCGGCGCCAGAGCCACGCCTTCGCCGCCGCCAGCCGCATGCGCAATACGTTCATCGCCGCCGGCCCCCACAGGCCGGAGGATCTGATCGCCTCCGTCGACAAGGGGCTGTACTGCAAGTCGATGGGCGGCGGCAGTGTCGGGCCCACCGGCCAGTTCAACTTCGCCGTGGAGGAGGGCTACCTGATCGAAAACGGAACCCTCACCAAGCCCGTGAAGGGGGCCACCCTGATCGGCGATGCCAAGGAGGTGATGCCCCGGATCTCCATGTGCGCCAACGACCTGGAGCTGGCCGCCGGCTTCTGCGGTTCGGTCAGCGGCAGCATCTTCGTCACCGTGGGCCAGCCCCACATCAAGGTCGACACCATCACCGTGGGGGGACGCTGA
- a CDS encoding TldD/PmbA family protein, producing the protein MANTESLTASLDAEVLRQRLASLAQAEGVRRWDLGASCSTDTSVQVDRGEAKQMKGAQRSAITLRVWNDDGLVGITSTSDLSDAGLARALAGARDASAYGNVDEIPDFSPLATAPLPVLEQPLSTPLSILTLLDTLKDAERDLLGRHPAIGTVPYNGLAQRSSDRLYINSDGACRQQRLSTASLYLYARAEEAGRKPRSSGAVRLAYGAADLDVAGCVQEAAERTIAHLDYAPIATGRYTCVFSPEAFLDLIGAFSSLFNARAVLDGVSLSRRESLGEQLAVPFFSLHDNGLHPANVGAAAFDGEGTPTRRLSLLEGGVLRHFLHSEATARAFGVSPTGHAGLGAKVSVGPDWFEIGPTPGSSGGAPGLDRFAAGASGDQRGLVVIDSLSALHAGVKASQGSFSLPFDGWLVQDGVPRSIEAATVAGDIRSLLKAILGFEGPAKVTPDGLCPHVWVEGLSITGDA; encoded by the coding sequence ATGGCGAACACCGAATCGCTCACCGCCAGCCTCGACGCCGAGGTGCTGCGCCAACGGCTCGCCAGCCTGGCCCAGGCCGAGGGCGTCAGGCGCTGGGACCTGGGAGCCTCCTGCAGCACCGACACCTCCGTGCAGGTCGACCGGGGTGAGGCCAAACAGATGAAGGGCGCCCAGCGCAGTGCCATCACCCTGAGGGTCTGGAACGACGACGGTCTGGTGGGCATCACCAGCACCTCCGACCTCTCCGATGCCGGCCTGGCCCGGGCCCTGGCCGGTGCCCGCGACGCCAGTGCCTACGGCAACGTCGATGAGATCCCCGACTTCTCCCCCCTGGCCACGGCCCCGCTGCCGGTGCTGGAGCAGCCCCTCAGCACCCCACTGAGCATCCTCACCCTGCTCGACACCCTCAAGGACGCCGAGCGCGACCTGCTCGGCCGCCATCCGGCCATCGGCACAGTCCCTTACAACGGCCTGGCCCAGCGCAGCAGCGACCGGCTCTACATCAACAGCGACGGTGCCTGCCGCCAGCAGCGGCTCAGCACCGCCTCCCTCTACCTCTATGCCCGAGCCGAAGAGGCGGGCCGCAAACCCCGCAGCAGCGGTGCGGTGCGGCTGGCCTACGGCGCCGCCGACCTGGACGTGGCCGGCTGCGTGCAGGAGGCGGCGGAGCGCACCATTGCCCACCTTGATTACGCCCCGATCGCCACCGGCCGCTACACCTGCGTGTTCAGTCCGGAGGCGTTTCTCGATCTGATCGGCGCCTTCAGCAGCCTGTTCAACGCCCGTGCGGTGCTGGATGGTGTCAGCCTCAGCCGGCGCGAGTCCCTCGGTGAGCAGCTGGCCGTCCCCTTCTTCTCCCTGCACGACAACGGCCTGCACCCAGCCAACGTGGGTGCGGCCGCCTTCGACGGGGAAGGCACCCCCACCCGTCGCCTGTCGCTGCTGGAGGGGGGGGTGCTGCGCCATTTCCTCCACTCGGAGGCCACGGCCCGTGCCTTCGGGGTGTCCCCCACCGGCCATGCGGGCCTGGGGGCCAAGGTCTCGGTGGGCCCGGATTGGTTCGAGATCGGCCCCACCCCCGGCAGCAGCGGCGGTGCCCCCGGCCTGGATCGCTTCGCGGCCGGTGCCAGTGGCGATCAGCGCGGCCTGGTGGTGATCGATTCACTCTCGGCCCTCCATGCCGGCGTCAAGGCCAGCCAGGGCTCCTTCTCCCTCCCCTTCGACGGCTGGCTGGTGCAGGACGGCGTCCCGCGCTCCATCGAGGCGGCCACCGTGGCCGGTGACATCCGCTCCCTGCTCAAGGCCATCCTCGGCTTCGAGGGTCCCGCCAAGGTGACACCCGATGGCCTTTGCCCCCACGTCTGGGTGGAGGGTCTCTCGATCACCGGCGACGCTTGA
- the fmt gene encoding methionyl-tRNA formyltransferase produces MRILFWGTPAYAVASLDALQQAGHELVGVVSQPDRRRGRGKSLVASAVKQRALELGLPVFTPERIRRDLACQQELAALGADVSVVVAFGQILPPAVLAQPPLGCWNGHGSLLPRWRGAAPIQWALLEGDSETGVGIMAMEEGLDTGPVLLERRLPIPLLQNAGQLGERLAQLTAELLLEALPRIEAAGPGAEAERLARLGVRPQTGVTSHARQLSKEDTLVLWEASAMAIHRRVMALHPQASCPWGAERLKLLATEPLVSRLADQLTPEGAALAARWGGEATPAVAPGTVLERVEGVGLVLASGGCPVLLRQAQLPGRRSSEGQALIQQLGLVPGQRIGANTP; encoded by the coding sequence TTGAGGATCCTGTTCTGGGGCACCCCGGCCTACGCCGTGGCCAGCCTCGATGCGCTTCAGCAGGCCGGCCATGAGCTGGTGGGCGTGGTCAGTCAGCCGGACCGCCGCCGCGGCCGGGGCAAGTCCCTGGTGGCCTCGGCCGTCAAGCAGCGGGCCCTGGAGCTGGGCCTGCCGGTGTTCACCCCCGAGCGCATCCGCCGGGATCTGGCCTGCCAGCAGGAGTTGGCGGCCCTGGGGGCCGACGTCTCGGTGGTGGTGGCCTTCGGCCAGATCCTGCCGCCGGCCGTGCTGGCCCAGCCTCCCTTGGGCTGCTGGAACGGCCATGGCTCGCTGCTGCCCCGCTGGCGGGGCGCCGCGCCGATTCAATGGGCCCTGCTGGAGGGGGACAGCGAAACCGGCGTCGGCATCATGGCCATGGAAGAGGGCCTCGACACCGGCCCGGTGCTGCTGGAGCGGCGCTTGCCCATCCCCCTGCTTCAGAACGCCGGCCAGCTGGGGGAGCGGCTGGCCCAGCTCACCGCCGAGCTGCTCCTTGAGGCCCTGCCGCGCATTGAGGCGGCGGGCCCCGGAGCAGAGGCGGAACGCCTTGCCCGTCTCGGGGTGCGGCCCCAGACCGGCGTCACCAGCCATGCCCGTCAGCTCAGCAAGGAGGACACCCTGGTGCTCTGGGAGGCCTCGGCCATGGCCATTCACCGCCGGGTGATGGCACTCCATCCCCAGGCGTCCTGCCCCTGGGGGGCCGAGCGGCTGAAGCTTCTCGCCACCGAACCCCTGGTCAGCCGCCTCGCCGACCAGCTCACGCCAGAGGGCGCGGCCCTGGCGGCCCGCTGGGGTGGGGAGGCCACCCCAGCGGTGGCCCCAGGCACCGTGCTCGAGCGGGTGGAGGGAGTGGGACTGGTGCTGGCCAGCGGCGGCTGCCCCGTGCTGCTGCGCCAGGCCCAGCTGCCGGGACGCCGGAGCAGCGAAGGGCAGGCCCTGATCCAGCAACTCGGGCTGGTTCCGGGTCAGCGCATCGGTGCAAATACCCCCTGA
- a CDS encoding DEAD/DEAH box helicase: MAGLATDFAVLGLSEPILKAVAAKGYSSPSPIQLQCIPAVLAGHDVMAAAQTGTGKTAGFTLPMLERLRHGPHARAGVVRALVLTPTRELAAQVAESVTAYGRYLDLRSDVVFGGVSANPQMQRLRKGADVLVATPGRLMDLHQQNALRLDRVEILVLDEADRMLDMGFIRDIRRILSLMPAKRQNLLFSATFSSEIRRLATGLLHQPVQLQASPENQATPLVDQVIHPCDMDRKGDLLSHLIRSNDWRQVLVFSRTKHGANRLAERLEKEGLGAAAIHGNKSQGARTRALAEFKSGEVRVLVATDIAARGIDIHQLPHVVNLDLPNVAEDYVHRIGRTGRAGQNGHAISLVAAEEHELLRAIERLVGSPLPRQEVSGFEPTVLSAPPLDLSGGRGRRSQGPRQGQGHERGRRRTGSR, encoded by the coding sequence GTGGCTGGCCTGGCGACTGATTTTGCTGTCCTCGGGTTATCCGAGCCGATCCTCAAGGCCGTGGCCGCCAAGGGCTACAGCAGCCCATCCCCGATCCAGCTGCAGTGCATCCCGGCGGTGCTGGCGGGCCACGACGTCATGGCCGCCGCCCAGACGGGCACCGGCAAGACGGCCGGTTTCACCCTGCCCATGCTGGAGCGGCTGCGCCACGGCCCCCACGCCCGTGCCGGTGTGGTGCGCGCCCTGGTGCTGACCCCCACCCGGGAGCTGGCGGCCCAGGTGGCCGAAAGCGTCACCGCCTATGGCCGCTACCTGGATCTGCGCTCCGATGTCGTCTTCGGCGGCGTGAGTGCCAACCCCCAGATGCAGCGGCTGCGCAAGGGCGCCGACGTGCTGGTGGCCACCCCCGGCCGCCTCATGGACCTGCACCAGCAGAACGCCCTGCGGCTCGACCGGGTGGAGATCCTGGTGCTGGACGAGGCCGACCGCATGCTCGACATGGGCTTCATCCGCGACATCCGCCGGATCCTGTCCCTGATGCCGGCGAAACGCCAGAACCTGCTGTTCTCCGCCACCTTCTCCAGCGAGATCCGCCGCCTGGCGACCGGCCTGCTGCACCAGCCGGTGCAGCTGCAGGCCAGCCCGGAGAACCAGGCCACCCCCCTGGTCGACCAGGTGATCCATCCCTGCGACATGGACCGCAAGGGGGATCTGCTCAGCCATCTGATCCGCAGCAACGACTGGCGCCAGGTGCTGGTCTTCTCCCGCACGAAGCACGGCGCCAACCGGCTGGCGGAGCGGCTTGAGAAGGAGGGACTGGGGGCGGCGGCGATCCACGGCAACAAGAGCCAGGGGGCCCGCACCCGGGCGTTGGCGGAGTTCAAGAGCGGCGAGGTGCGGGTTCTGGTGGCCACCGACATCGCCGCCCGCGGCATCGACATCCACCAACTGCCCCACGTGGTCAACCTCGACCTGCCCAACGTGGCTGAGGACTATGTGCACCGCATCGGCCGCACCGGCCGGGCAGGTCAGAACGGCCATGCCATCTCCCTGGTGGCGGCCGAAGAGCATGAGCTGCTGCGGGCCATCGAGCGCCTCGTCGGCTCCCCCCTGCCCCGCCAGGAGGTGTCGGGCTTCGAGCCCACCGTGCTGTCCGCCCCGCCGCTGGATCTCAGCGGCGGCCGGGGCCGCCGGAGCCAGGGGCCCCGCCAGGGCCAGGGCCACGAGCGGGGTCGGCGCCGCACCGGCTCCCGCTGA
- a CDS encoding DUF6464 family protein: protein MRIELRQIDSDQLITSIEIENLSDVPHPGRWLITGDRSFLVLQRRHRYRLRQGRYELTAVALQVKSQQQPADALWWDGRWVIGDPHCRFNARSPLLRCAVLPEGPCERCSHRSPR from the coding sequence ATGCGGATCGAACTGCGCCAGATCGACTCGGACCAGCTGATCACCAGCATCGAGATCGAGAACCTCAGCGATGTCCCCCATCCCGGCCGCTGGCTGATCACGGGTGATCGCAGCTTTCTGGTGCTGCAGCGACGCCACCGTTACCGGCTGCGGCAGGGCCGCTACGAACTGACGGCCGTGGCGCTGCAGGTGAAGTCCCAGCAGCAACCGGCCGATGCCCTCTGGTGGGACGGGCGCTGGGTGATCGGCGACCCCCACTGCCGCTTCAACGCCCGCAGCCCCCTGCTGCGCTGCGCGGTGCTGCCCGAAGGCCCCTGCGAGCGCTGCAGCCACCGCAGCCCCCGCTGA
- a CDS encoding TerC family protein: protein MEVESVESLTPLLQQADQWGEVLLLLPLLVGLEAVLSADNAIALAAISRRLHDPARQRQALNLGLVLALIFRLGLIALASFVLNFWPLQLLASAYLLWLCGRHLLGQDDDKDDVDEGVKTSLSAQVPSSHESGHHHHGASLASIVATLALTDLAFSLDSVSAAVAVTDRLPLVMAGGVIGIIALRLTAELFLRWLEIFPHLETAGYLAVGLVGLRLLLRLMLPAVEVPEWALLLLVAALFAWGFSLRTAPAALPEQGSGDA, encoded by the coding sequence ATGGAAGTGGAATCGGTGGAGAGCCTCACACCCCTGCTGCAGCAGGCGGACCAGTGGGGCGAGGTGCTGCTGCTGTTGCCGCTGCTGGTGGGGCTCGAAGCGGTGCTCTCCGCCGACAACGCCATCGCCCTGGCCGCCATCTCCCGGCGGCTGCATGACCCGGCCCGGCAACGCCAGGCCCTGAACCTTGGCCTGGTGCTGGCCCTGATCTTTCGGCTGGGCCTGATCGCCCTGGCCAGCTTCGTGCTCAATTTCTGGCCGCTGCAACTGCTAGCCTCGGCCTATCTGCTCTGGCTCTGCGGGCGCCACTTGCTGGGCCAGGACGACGACAAGGACGACGTTGACGAGGGTGTGAAGACAAGCCTTTCCGCCCAGGTCCCAAGCTCCCACGAGTCCGGCCATCACCACCACGGCGCCTCCCTGGCGTCGATCGTGGCGACCCTGGCCCTCACCGATCTGGCCTTCTCCCTCGACAGTGTCTCTGCGGCGGTGGCGGTCACCGACCGGCTTCCCCTGGTGATGGCCGGTGGGGTGATCGGCATCATTGCCCTGCGGCTGACGGCCGAACTGTTCCTGCGCTGGCTGGAGATCTTCCCCCACCTGGAAACCGCCGGCTATCTGGCGGTGGGGCTGGTGGGCCTGCGGCTGCTGCTGCGCCTGATGCTGCCGGCGGTGGAGGTGCCGGAATGGGCCCTGCTGCTGCTGGTGGCCGCCTTGTTCGCCTGGGGCTTTTCCCTGCGCACGGCCCCCGCTGCCCTGCCCGAGCAGGGCAGCGGCGACGCCTGA
- the gap gene encoding type I glyceraldehyde-3-phosphate dehydrogenase gives MTIRIGINGFGRIGRLVFRIACGRDDIEVVGINDLIDVDYIAYMLRYDSTHGRFAGEVAVDDGALLVNGRRIRISAERDPAALRWGELAADVVLESTGLFLSDERARSHISAGAGKVVMSAPSKDDTPMFVMGVNHTAYAGQDIVSNASCTTNCLAPMAKVLNDNFGIRDGLMTTVHATTATQKTVDGPSVKDWRGGRGAGQNIIPSSTGAAKAVGKVIPALSGKLTGMAFRVPTPNVSVVDLTVNLERAASYDAIKAAMRAASEGPMAGILGYTEDAVVSTDFLGNTCTSIFDASAGIALTDTFVKVVAWYDNEWAYSSKCLDLIAHISR, from the coding sequence GTGACCATCAGGATCGGCATCAATGGGTTCGGACGCATCGGACGCCTGGTTTTCCGCATCGCCTGTGGGCGCGACGACATCGAAGTGGTGGGCATCAACGACCTGATCGATGTCGACTACATCGCCTACATGCTTCGCTACGACTCCACCCACGGCCGCTTTGCCGGCGAGGTTGCCGTTGATGACGGCGCCCTGTTGGTCAACGGCCGCCGCATCCGCATCTCCGCCGAGCGGGATCCCGCCGCCCTGCGCTGGGGCGAACTGGCTGCCGACGTGGTGCTCGAATCCACCGGTCTGTTCCTGAGTGATGAGCGCGCCCGGTCCCACATCAGCGCCGGCGCCGGCAAGGTGGTGATGTCGGCCCCCTCCAAGGACGACACACCGATGTTCGTGATGGGGGTGAACCACACCGCCTATGCAGGCCAGGACATCGTTTCCAATGCCTCCTGCACCACCAACTGCCTGGCGCCGATGGCCAAGGTGCTCAATGACAACTTCGGCATCCGCGACGGTCTGATGACCACCGTGCATGCCACCACCGCCACCCAGAAGACCGTCGATGGCCCGTCGGTCAAGGACTGGCGCGGTGGCCGCGGTGCCGGCCAGAACATCATTCCCTCCTCCACCGGTGCCGCCAAAGCGGTGGGCAAAGTGATCCCGGCCCTGAGCGGAAAGCTCACCGGTATGGCCTTCCGGGTTCCCACCCCGAACGTCTCGGTGGTGGATCTGACCGTGAACCTGGAGCGGGCGGCCAGCTACGACGCCATCAAGGCCGCCATGCGGGCCGCCTCGGAAGGGCCGATGGCCGGCATCCTGGGTTATACGGAGGACGCGGTGGTCTCGACCGATTTCCTGGGCAACACCTGCACGTCGATCTTCGATGCCTCGGCTGGCATCGCCCTCACCGATACCTTCGTCAAGGTGGTGGCCTGGTACGACAACGAGTGGGCCTACTCCAGCAAGTGCCTCGATCTGATCGCCCACATCTCCCGCTGA